The stretch of DNA ATATAACAAGCCCGAAAGAGGCAGGAAAATACCTTGCAGGACTTAAAACAATATTTGAATACCTTGAGGTATCAGATTGCAATATGGAGGAGGGTTCTTTAAGGTGTGATGCAAATGTCTCTGTAAGCAAAGAGCAAGGAAGACTAGGAACAAAGGTTGAGATAAAGAATATGAATTCGTTTAAAGGTGTAGAAAAGGCATTATCCTATGAAATAGAAAGGCAAACCAATCTTTTGAAGGAAGGAAAAAAGATTATCCAGGAAACAAGGTTATGGGATGAGAAGAAAGGGGTTACCCTATCTATGAGACAAAAGGAGGAGGCGCATGATTACAGGTATTTTCCAGAGCCAGACCTTCTTCCATTGGTTATAGAGCAAAATTGGATTAAAGAATTAAAGAAAGAAATTCCAGAATTACCCAGTGTTAAGAAAAAGAGATTTGTAGATGAATATGGCTTGACGCAATATGATGCAGGGGTTTTGACATCATCAAAAGAAATAGCAAATTTTTTTGAGGAAACCTTGAAGGATTATAATAACCCAAAGATTTTAAGCAATTGGCTATTAACAGAGGTTCTTTCCCTTACTACTCCTTCTAAGATAAATGAATGCAAGATAAAACCAAACCTCCTGGCAAAGATGCTCATAATGATAGAGAAACAAGAAATATCTGGAAAAATAGGAAAGGAGCTAATTGTTGAAATATTCAATACAGGAAAAGACCCAAAAGATATTGTGAAAGAAAAGGGGCTTATTCAGATAAAGGATGAGGAAAGCCTTGTTTTAATGATTGATGAAGTA from bacterium encodes:
- the gatB gene encoding Asp-tRNA(Asn)/Glu-tRNA(Gln) amidotransferase subunit GatB; amino-acid sequence: MYEPVIGLEVHLQLSTKSKLFCACSTRFGASANTLVCPVCLGLPGCLPVLNKGAVSLAIISATALNCKINKISRFHRKNYFYPDLPKAYQISQYDEPLAIDGFLEIDGKKIGIIRVHLEEDAGKLIHKEDYSLVDFNRCGIPLIEIVSSPDITSPKEAGKYLAGLKTIFEYLEVSDCNMEEGSLRCDANVSVSKEQGRLGTKVEIKNMNSFKGVEKALSYEIERQTNLLKEGKKIIQETRLWDEKKGVTLSMRQKEEAHDYRYFPEPDLLPLVIEQNWIKELKKEIPELPSVKKKRFVDEYGLTQYDAGVLTSSKEIANFFEETLKDYNNPKILSNWLLTEVLSLTTPSKINECKIKPNLLAKMLIMIEKQEISGKIGKELIVEIFNTGKDPKDIVKEKGLIQIKDEESLVLMIDEVIKENQKAAEEYMSGKEKALGFLIGALMKKTKGKANPELANRLLKERIATAYV